One Setaria italica strain Yugu1 chromosome II, Setaria_italica_v2.0, whole genome shotgun sequence DNA segment encodes these proteins:
- the LOC101767381 gene encoding lecithin-cholesterol acyltransferase-like 1, whose protein sequence is MSNPLLRLLLPLLLLLLPPPLREYFSASHRPKDAGFSGELHPVVLVPGQSCSDLEARLTEAYKPSAPRCGAMKGNGWFGLWKNVSDLAANDYVDCFVEQMRLVYDPAINDYRNLPGVETRVPNFGSARGFHCKDPLHPKQCVDYVREGLERVGYRDGDTLFGAPYDWRYAPPVPGQQSQVYSRYFRQLKSLVETASKKHHKKVIIFGHSYGGMVVLDFVRNTPLAWRNEYIKHLILVAPVLSLGILIQAQLIAFGPNMKFVGATQSSLRTMWRSFETGIVDLPSPKVFGHMPLVITEQRNYSAYDMEDFLVAIGFGDSVEPFRRRMVPKMRYFKVPMVPLTCINGVGIRTAKQLVYWKSDYDRSPEIAYGDGDGAVNLISMLAFDKEMRRQPAQKKQFKSVKIHGADHCGLVTEEWAVKRVIQEFLEANRISS, encoded by the exons ATGTCTAATCCACTCCTGCGGTTGCTCCTTCCTCTCCTGCTTCTCCTGcttccccctcccctccggGAGTACTTCTCGGCCAGCCACCGGCCAAAGGATGCCGGCTTCAGCGGCGAGCTGCACCCGGTCGTCCTGGTGCCTGGGCAAAGCTGCAGCGACCTGGAGGCGCGGCTCACCGAGGCGTACAAGCCGTCGGCGCCACGCTGCGGCGCAATGAAGGGGAATGGATGGTTTGGCCTGTGGAAGAACGTTTCAGACCTGGCGGCCAATGACTACGTTGACTGCTTCGTGGAGCAGATGCGCCTCGTCTACGACCCTGCCATCAACGACTACCGGAACCTGCCCGGTGTGGAGACGCGCGTCCCCAACTTCGGCTCCGCGAGAGGGTTCCACTGTAAAGACCCTCTTCACCC GAAACAGTGCGTCGATTATGTCAGAGAAGGCCTGGAAAGAGTCGGATATCGCGACGGAGATACCCTGTTTGGCGCTCCTTACGACTGGCGCTACGCTCCTCCAGTGCCTGGCCAGCAATCTCAGGTCTATTCACGCTACTTTAGACAGTTGAAGTCGCTCGTCGAGACCGCGAGCAAGAAACATCACAAGAAGGTCATCATCTTTGGGCATAGCTACGGAGGAATGGTTGTACTCGACTTCGTCAGGAACACTCCGCTGGCGTGGAGAAACGAGTACATCAAGCACCTTATCCTGGTAGCGCCTGTACTCTCTCTGGGCATCCTAATTCAGGCACAGCTCATTGCCTTTGGTCCAAATATGAAATTCGTCGGAGCTACCCAGTCGTCTTTGAGAACGATGTGGAGGAGTTTCGAAACTGGCATCGTGGATCTGCCATCTCCGAAAGTATTCGGGCACATGCCACTTGTGATCACCGAGCAACGAAACTACTCTGCATATGACATGGAGGATTTCCTTGTCGCCATCGGTTTCGGCGACAGTGTTGAGCCTTTCAGACGGCGGATGGTCCCGAAGATGAGGTACTTCAAGGTACCCATGGTGCCTTTAACATGCATCAATGGAGTGGGCATTAGGACGGCAAAGCAACTCGTGTACTGGAAGAGTGACTACGACAGGTCCCCAGAAATAGcgtatggagatggagatggggcTGTCAATTTGATTAGTATGTTGGCATTTGACAAAGAGATGAGACGGCAACCAGCACAAAAGAAGCAATTCAAGTCCGTTAAGATTCATGGGGCGGACCACTGTGGGCTTGTTACGGAGGAATGGGCAGTAAAGAGAGTCATTCAAGAATTTTTGGAAGCAAATCGAATTTCATCATAG